The Mytilus galloprovincialis chromosome 4, xbMytGall1.hap1.1, whole genome shotgun sequence genome contains a region encoding:
- the LOC143070531 gene encoding uncharacterized protein LOC143070531, which produces MLMNVLILIITFVFAAEGLCNFPCRRQEVEKYIKINDPGKNAIIQFNCKHPTLAISQGTGKTRECFERNGPFIVQRSGFRRFRCLKEMAIDLSGQNVVLYKKPFRSYLHTPSLCEVCGAQDCWSLAMFAAQGVSRQTAMKVNVPPIGCNVPKNCPIKNPYKDVPCTGCEPTEGDGLCCRGCQKNGNNYFG; this is translated from the exons ATGTTGATGAacgttttaattttaatcataacGTTTGTATTTGCAG CTGAAGGTCTGTGCAATTTTCCATGTCGAAGGCAGGAGGTGgagaaatatatcaaaattaacgATCCAGGGAAAAATGCAATTATTCAATTCAATTGCAAACATCCTACTTTGGCAATTTCACAAGGAACAGGCAAAACGAGGGAGTGTTTTGAAAGGAATGGACCGTTTATCGTTCAACG TTCAGGATTTAGGAGGTTTAGATGTCTAAAAGAGATGGCTATTGATCTTTCAGGCCAAAATGTGGTTCTGTATAAAAAACCCTTTA GAAGTTATTTGCATACCCCCTCATTGTGTGAAGTGTGTGGTGCTCAAGACTGCTGGTCATTAGCTATGTTTGCAG CCCAAGGCGTGTCAA GACAAACAGCTATGAAAG TAAACGTTCCAC CTATAGGTTGTAACGTTCCAAAGAACTGTCCAATCAAAAATCCGTATAAAGATGTTCCTTGTACTGGATGTGAACCAACTGAGGGAGATGGCCTGTGTTGTAGAGGATGCCAGAAAAATGGCAATAATTATTTtgggtaa